One region of Chanodichthys erythropterus isolate Z2021 chromosome 24, ASM2448905v1, whole genome shotgun sequence genomic DNA includes:
- the LOC137015427 gene encoding beta-1,3-galactosyl-O-glycosyl-glycoprotein beta-1,6-N-acetylglucosaminyltransferase 3-like, whose amino-acid sequence MRFKNQRILKIISIISMSLFLLIYTRRMTNCPPKKELVLKNLLKQDVGELQACSAIIQGDMDGVDKDIFRKLLTSKKRTSLLSESFYLTATKDCPSYIRDRGFLTVSLSKEEKDFPIAYSMVIHEKIEMFERLLRAIYTPDNVYCVHVDQRSPEIFKEAVRAIVSCLTNVFVASKLENVIYASWSRVQADINCMQDLLKSPVQWRYLLNTCGTDFPIKTNAEIVESLKHLNGRNSMESESVDSKKGRWQYHHNVTNVVTRTIVKKSPPPIKSPMFSGNAYFVVSREFVDHIFKSKEVQEFMEWEKDTYSPDEHMWATLQRMPSVPGSNPSNRKYEQSDMNAIARLVKWSYHEGDLKSGAPYPPCTGTHRRAVCVYGAGDLKWIVRQHHLLANKFDPEVDDVAIKCMEAFLSVKVVVTKALYGRKCDNIVSSKRSSFVFQR is encoded by the exons ATGAGATTTAAAAATCAGAGGATTCTGAAAATAATCTCCATCATTTCAATGTCCCTCTTTTTGCTGATCTATACAAGACGAATGACAAATTGTCCTCCTAAGAAAGAGCTGGTCTTGAAAAACTTACTAAAGCAGGATGTTGGAGAACTACAGGCTTGTTCTGCTATTATTCAAGGAGACATGGACGGAGTGGACAAGGACATTTTCAGGAAGCTCCTGACCTCGAAAAAAAGAACATCTCTGCTATCCGAGTCATTCTATCTCACCGCAACCAAGGATTGTCCTTCCTACATCCGAGACAGAGGGTTTCTGACAGTTTCTCTCAGTAAAGAGGAGAAAGATTTCCCTATTGCTTACTCCATGGTAATCCATGAGAAGATTGAGATGTTTGAAAGGCTCTTAAGGGCCATTTATACTCCTGACAATGTGTACTGTGTTCATGTGGACCAGAGGTCTCCTGAGATCTTTAAAGAAGCAGTTAGGGCCATTGTGTCCTGCCTGACAAATGTGTTTGTGGCCAGCAAACTGGAGAATGTGATCTACGCCTCCTGGTCTCGAGTTCAAGCGGACATCAACTGCATGCAGGATCTGCTCAAGTCACCTGTCCAGTGGAGGTATCTGCTCAACACCTGTGGCACTGATTTCCCCATCAAAACCAATGCAGAAATAGTTGAGTCTCTAAAACACCTGAATGGAAGGAACAGTATGGAGTCAGAGTCTGTAGACTCCAAAAAGGGGCGCTGGCAGTATCATCACAATGTTACGAACGTTGTGACTCGGACCATTGTTAAAAAGTCACCTCCGCCAATTAAGAGCCCTATGTTCTCAGGAAATGCTTACTTTGTGGTTTCAAGAGAGTTTGTGGATCACATTTTCAAAAGCAAAGAGGTTCAAGAATTCATGGAATGGGAGAAAGACACATACAGTCCAGATGAACACATGTGGGCTACGTTACAGCGGATGCCTTCAGTACCAGGATCCAACCCTTCAAACAGAAAGTACGAGCAATCGGACATGAACGCAATTGCTCGTCTAGTTAAATGGAGCTACCATGAAGGAGATCTAAAGAGTGGGGCTCCCTACCCACCATGCACTGGGACGCACAGACGGGCGGTGTGTGTCTATGGAGCTGGGGACTTGAAATGGATTGTGAGGCAACACCATCTTTTGGCAAACAAGTTTGATCCAGAAGTAGATGATGTAGCTATCAAATGTATGGAGGCTTTTTTAAG cgtcaaagtggtagttacaAAGGCACTCTATGGAAGGAAATGTGACAACATTgtatcatcaaaaagatcttcatttgtcttccaaagatga